The Sparus aurata chromosome 10, fSpaAur1.1, whole genome shotgun sequence genome includes the window actacaggtgccaccgacggccataaatcaaacaatgagcatttcttttttttttttaataccaagcGTTAATCGGGCGTTAAAAAAAtgaacggcgttaagaggatgttgcattaACAAGTTATTAacacgttaactttgacagccctaatattcACATATACATGTTTGAAAGAGGACTAAAGGAATCCATctgtgtcaaactggaacgaccgTCTGTGAACAGATGAGGTGGTCTAAGACAtcacttatcacccacctacaagcTGAACAACCactcacacctgggctcacctggccCTAACAACctacatgaaggccggttggaCCAAAGACCCACAGGTGGTACTAAAGACTCTGAAAATCAGAGGTCACGcatgtccttaacgactctgtaaggacactcccaaaCTATGTAATGACACATCCACActttgtaaggacactctcacactctgtaaggacactcccacattctgtaaggacattccaacactctgtaaggacactcccacactctgtaaggacacacccacactgtgtaaggacactcccacactgtgtaaggacacatccacactctgtaaggacattcccacactctgtaaggacactcccacattgggtttaaaagcctgtgactcccctccagtttgtcagaactgaagaagcctcttggatgagacttgaaacatcttcaagaaactgaaacaagtccagttgcttACGATACAGAAAATAGAATTACCATCACCTGGATGACTGATTAACTTCTTCAACATGTATTGTACTAAATATGAAATACATACTTACCACTACAGTGTACTTAGAATATTATGCAAGTTAAAGTGCAGGGAGtatgtaaaagtaaattacaaaGCTTTAAGAGTAACTTAGCTGAACTGATATTTACAACTATCAGTATTGTGAAGTGAAGCTAATTAGCATTTAGCCAATACAATATTAGTTTCCAGGTTTTGAAGCAGCATTACAGTGATGTGATTTTCTGAACTTACAGCATTGTTACAATACTTTATCCACCAAGTCATTGTATTCTCAttgatgatgattattgatcagaaagCATTGTGATTCGGGGGTTACGGCATTTACATGTGCTCACATCGGAACAGCTTTGGATGTAAGTTGCTCAGACGATGAACTCTATTGATCTCCGTCAACAACTAAATGATGGCAGGTCTGTCCTGATGTTGAACTGTGTGATTGACAAGAGAGAAAAGTAAGTTCAAACAAAgcactgacacaaacaaaataGTTCAATTCTGAACAACATCAAGAACAAACAAACCTTTATTACATCGACGAATGAGAGCTGACAGGCACCACTGAGCTGCACCGAGGAGACATATTATAGCACCAAATAAAAGAACTGCACCAGTTGCAACTTTATTCGGATCTTGTGATCTCACTTCCTTCGACCCTCTTGGTGTGTGTTCAGCATCTGCATGAAGACAGAAAACCAGTGTTAGTATCTGATATCAGGAGCATCAACTCATCAAAGTCAAACAACCACATCAAGAACATTTACACCAACTCCAATAAGTGAgtaaataaacaggaaacaacaagtAAACACAGATGTTGTGCGGTTCAGGTGTCGGACGGCCCTCAAAATCAGATTTGGCACCAGTTTCCCATGATGCATTATTTCTCTATGAGTAACCATGGTGACCTACCTTCAGTTGACACTGTTGTGATGACGTTGTGTTCCTCATGTCCTCTGTTTTCTCCACGAGAGGTCACATTCAAGACAAAATGTTCTGTGGGTGTAAATCAGGAGGCTGTTAGATTCTGATGTCTGACCCGTGTGGCAGTAACATGTTTCCATCCTGCACTGCAGCAGAGTTCAGTTCACCTGTGGTCTGCAGCAGCCATCTCTCTGTGACCTGGTCATAATTAGTAGCCACATCACACCAGTAGTTTCCAGAGTCTTCAGTcctgagtctggacacatgaagtctgatCTGTCCGTCTCTGAGGGCATCTTTGTCAACCTGGACTCGTCCTGCAAACTGTTGATCCTGTTGAGACTCTGGGACGTCGACGCTGTTAAACATTTCATACAAAAGCTTTGAAGGGTTTGACCACAGAAAACAACGCATGTTGGTGAGAGACATGTTGGTTTTGATGGTACTGTCCCATCTGATGGTGATGTCATCGTCCTCCTCTGCCTGATAGAAGATCGCTGTCTCTTTCCCAGCAGACATCACTGCAGACAAGAGTGAGGGCAAAGAGAGACATCATGTGGACTAACATCAA containing:
- the LOC115589358 gene encoding uncharacterized protein LOC115589358; amino-acid sequence: MSAGKETAIFYQAEEDDDITIRWDSTIKTNMSLTNMRCFLWSNPSKLLYEMFNSVDVPESQQDQQFAGRVQVDKDALRDGQIRLHVSRLRTEDSGNYWCDVATNYDQVTERWLLQTTEHFVLNVTSRGENRGHEEHNVITTVSTEDAEHTPRGSKEVRSQDPNKVATGAVLLFGAIICLLGAAQWCLSALIRRCNKVQHQDRPAII